The Candidatus Tanganyikabacteria bacterium genome includes the window TTCTCCCGCCTTCGCCGCGCTCGGCCTGGAAGCCTCATTGTTGGCAACCCTCGAAACCCTGGGCTACGAAGAGCCCACGCCGATTCAGCGCGAAGCGATCCCGCCGCTCTTAACCGGGCGGGATCTTCTGGGCCAGGCTGCCACGGGAACGGGCAAGACGGCGGCGTTCACGCTGCCGTTGCTCCAGCGCATCGCCCATGGGTCGAAAGCCAAGCCCTCCGCCCTGATTCTCGTGCCGACGCGCGAACTGGCCATTCAAGTCGGCGAAGCCGTGCAGCGCTACGGCAAGGAATTGCGGACGACGGTGCTTGCCGTCTACGGGGGACAAGCCATCGGGCCGCAGTTTCAGGCTCTCAGGCGCGGCGTCGATGTCATTGTGGCCACACCAGGTCGGGCCCTCGATCACATTCGCCGGGGGACCCTGAAGCTTGCGCAGGTGCAGACGGTCGTCCTGGACGAAGCCGACGAGATGCTCGACATGGGCTTTGCCGATGACCTCGTCACCATTCTCGAACAGACACCCTCGACGAAGCAGACGGCGCTGTTTTCGGCGACCATGCCGCCGCGCATCAAGTCGATTGCCCACCGGCATCTCAAAAATCCCGTCGAGATCACCATTGCCAAAGAGGCGGTCAAGGCCGGGGCGGCCCCACGTGTCCAGCAGACCGCCTATGTGGTGACGCGGCAGCACCGAGGGGCGACCCTCGCTCGCATCATCGACATGGCTGGTCCGAAGTCGGCCCTAGTCTTTTGTCGGACGCGGCTGGAAGTCGATGAGGTGACCGCCATGCTGAGCAGCCGGGGCCATCGGGCCGAGGCCATCCATGGCGGCATGAGCCAGGTCCAACGCGATCGCGTGATGAACGCGTTCAAAACGGGGCAAACGGAACTGCTCGTGGCGACCGATGTCGCCGCGCGCGGGC containing:
- a CDS encoding DEAD/DEAH box helicase, whose product is MSTKHDSTHHPTAPAATGFSPAFAALGLEASLLATLETLGYEEPTPIQREAIPPLLTGRDLLGQAATGTGKTAAFTLPLLQRIAHGSKAKPSALILVPTRELAIQVGEAVQRYGKELRTTVLAVYGGQAIGPQFQALRRGVDVIVATPGRALDHIRRGTLKLAQVQTVVLDEADEMLDMGFADDLVTILEQTPSTKQTALFSATMPPRIKSIAHRHLKNPVEITIAKEAVKAGAAPRVQQTAYVVTRQHRGATLARIIDMAGPKSALVFCRTRLEVDEVTAMLSSRGHRAEAIHGGMSQVQRDRVMNAFKTGQTELLVATDVAARGLDIPQVSHVINYDLPSSAEVYVHRIGRTGRAGREGAAVTILDPREQRLLRSIELHTKSKVTVAPVPSVADLRTKRLERTKAAVKEAMEAGDLDRFTAVAEALASTGDPMRVAAAAMKLIYRAQGGERAEQEIPALPTRVPEPYRPMQRQPQPTGQHPGAGQRPGAGDRPRRLIMRPGERPPAGRPARGGG